The DNA segment TCGAGACTACACTTATTATGACGCCACCGGGCTCGCGGATTTGGTTCGAAAAAAATCGGTTCATCCCTCTGAACTTGTCGAATCCGCCATAGAAAGAATCGAAGCGATCAATCCCGGGCTCAATGCGGTGATTACCCGATTTTATGAGGACGCAAAAAAAACCGCAAAATCCAAACTTCCGGACGGCCCGTTTCGAGGTGTTCCGATTCTTGTAAAAGACATCGTACATTCCATCGCGGGAGCCCCTTTGACCTCGGGTTCGAAGGCATTCAAAAATTATATCGCCCCCGAAGATTCGGAATTTGTAAAAAGACTTCGACTGGCCGGAACCATTTTTCTTGGTCAAACCAATGTTTCCGAATTTGCTCTCATGGGAATCACGGAGCCAAAATTTCACGGACCAACTCGAAATCCCTGGAATCTGGAACGAACTCCGGGAGGTTCTTCCGGAGGATCCGCAGCGGCTGTTGCCGCGGGAATGGTTCCTGTTGCGACCGCTTCGGACGGCGGTGGATCGATTCGAATCCCCGCGGCTTATTGCGGATTGTTTGGTCTGAAGCCTACCCGGGGTAGAACTCCGGTGGGTCCTTATTTCGGAAGATTCTGGCAAGGAGCTTCTGTGGATCACGTTCTCTCCAGAACGGTTCGAGACAGTGCGGCATTTTTGGATGCGTTGAGCGGAATCGAAAACGCGGGAGCGTTTTCGTTCGATTCTCCAAAGACCAGTTTTCTTTCGGAAATCAAAAAGGCTCCGGGCAAACTCAGAATCGCGTTTTCAACCCAATCTCCAATCGGAACTCCGGTTCATCCGGACTGTGTGGAATCCGTCATACACACCGCAAAGTTATTACATTCTCTCGGTCATAAGGTGGAAGAAAAAGACGCGCCTGTGGATGGTAAAGCGATCGGAAGAGCGTTTATCACGATGTACTTTGGAGAAGTCGCGGCTCAACTCAAAAACCTGGAACCGATTCTAAAAAGAAAGGCAAGGATGAGTGACGTGGAAGATGTCACTTGGATTTTGGGACTTTTGGGAAGAACCGTTTCCGCAGGAGAATTTGTCCGCACTCTGCAAGTATGGGACAAGGCCGCTCTTGCGATGGAAAGATTTCATGAAACCTATGATCTCTATCTGACTCCAACAACCGCGATGCCCGCGGCAAAGATAGGCGAACTCGAACCGACACTCGGTGAAAAAATCGCGATGCAAATCATAGGTAGACTCGGCCTGGGGAGAATGATGCTCGCTTCCGGTCTTGTGGACGAACTTGTCGAAACAAGCCTTTCGAGAACTCCATTTACGCAACTTGCAAATTTGACCGGACAACCTTCGGTTTCGATTCCGATCGGACAAACTTCCGACGAGCTCCCTCTCGGTTTGCAGTTTACCGCAGCGAGAAGAAGAGAAGATATTTTGTTTCGTCTCAGTGCTCAACTGGAAAAAGCGGCGCCTTGGTCGAAACATAAGTAAGTTTTGTTGGAGTTCCTACAATTCAAAAAATAAACCCAAATTGTAGGAACTCCAAAATACTTTCATCAATGACTCGATTCCAATCAAATAACTCTTGATTCTAAGTTCCAAATGAGCAATGATTTGAAAATTCCATGATCCCGGTTTTACTCATAGGTCTCGGGAGAATCGCCTCCCTTCTTGAAAAAGATCCGCTCAGAAATCATCCTTGTACACACTCGGGCGCACTTTTCTCCGCTTGGGGAAAAAAGAAATTCTTTCTTTTGGGGGCAATCGATCCGTCGGAAGAAAGACGCAGACAATTTTGCAAGGATTGGAATATTCAAGAAAGCAAATGTTTTGCGAACTTTCGAGAATGGTCGAGCGCGTTTCTTTCTGTGGAAGATCGGGAACTCGATTCTATCACTTTGGGAAAAGATCGAGTTCCGACTTCTTCAAACAATTCCAAACAAAAAACTTCCATCCGAAAAGTCGGAACCCCGTCCAAGACAAACGCATCGCTTCCTTTCTTTTCTATCAATCAATCCGGACAAAAAAGTAGGAACTCACACACACAACGGAAAAACATCGATCTCAGTTCCTGTCTTG comes from the Leptospira sp. WS92.C1 genome and includes:
- a CDS encoding amidase; amino-acid sequence: MSQSFRDYTYYDATGLADLVRKKSVHPSELVESAIERIEAINPGLNAVITRFYEDAKKTAKSKLPDGPFRGVPILVKDIVHSIAGAPLTSGSKAFKNYIAPEDSEFVKRLRLAGTIFLGQTNVSEFALMGITEPKFHGPTRNPWNLERTPGGSSGGSAAAVAAGMVPVATASDGGGSIRIPAAYCGLFGLKPTRGRTPVGPYFGRFWQGASVDHVLSRTVRDSAAFLDALSGIENAGAFSFDSPKTSFLSEIKKAPGKLRIAFSTQSPIGTPVHPDCVESVIHTAKLLHSLGHKVEEKDAPVDGKAIGRAFITMYFGEVAAQLKNLEPILKRKARMSDVEDVTWILGLLGRTVSAGEFVRTLQVWDKAALAMERFHETYDLYLTPTTAMPAAKIGELEPTLGEKIAMQIIGRLGLGRMMLASGLVDELVETSLSRTPFTQLANLTGQPSVSIPIGQTSDELPLGLQFTAARRREDILFRLSAQLEKAAPWSKHK